A stretch of DNA from Falsibacillus albus:
TGAAGATGATTCACTATTTTGAAGGGGCAGTGGTTGCCGGGGCTCTTATTTTCGGTTGGTTCAGTTTGAGGGATACAACTTTTTCTTTATCACCGTTGATTTTGATTCCGATTGGGCTGGGAAGTGGGATCTTCACCGGGATGCTGGCAGCTGCTTTGACAGAAGTATTGAATGTGTTTCCGATTCTGGCCAAACGGATCGGGATTGACGATCGAATCATTTATTTATTGATGGCAATCGTCTTTGGAAAAGTCCTTGGGTCATTGTTTCATTGGATATACTTTGTAGATCAATAACCAGTACAGGTTGATGTGAAAGGATATGGAGGCATGACAAATAAGCGCCGGGTCATTTTAATAACCGATGGGGATGATTATGCTAAAAAAGCCGTACAGTCTGTAGCGAAGGAGTATGGAGGGAGATGTATTTCCCAGTCAGGCGGAAATCCATCTCATTTAAAAGGATATGAAATTGTTAAGCTCATTAAAAAGGCGCCTTATGATCCGGTTTTTGTCATGTTTGATGATAGTGGGTTTCTAGGGGAAGGAGCCGGAGAAATGGCAATGAAATATGTAGCGAATCATAAAGAAATCGAAGTGCTCGGTGTCATTGCTGTAGCCTCTAAAACGAGGGATGCCGAGTGGACTAGAGTGGATGTCTGCATCGACAATGAAGGCAACCTGACCTCTAAAGGCGTGGATAAGTTTGGAGTTCCCGAAATGGAAACGGGGAGAATAAACGGGGATACGGTCTACTGCTTAGATCAATTGGATGTCCCCCTCATTGTCGGCATCGGTGATATCGGGAAGATGTCTAAAAAAGACCATTTCGACAAAGGCGCACCGATCACTAAAAAGGCAGTCGAAGTCATCTTAGAAAGGAGTGGATATAATGCCGAAAGGTGATTTGAATACGAAAAAGCCCATCCCGAGCGATTTGAACAAGATGGAAAAATATATGAAGGAAAGAGTCGGGCTGGGAACCAGCTTTGATTTAGGGATAAGGAAATTAATCATCCTAAAGAAAAGCGTCCATATTTATTATGTAAATGGGCTCTGTGATACACAATATATCATAAAGCTCTTTCAAGAATTAATCGAAATCAATGATAATGAAAGAATGTCCTCCAAATTATATGAGATTGTCGAAAATCGTCTCATTCACCAATCCGTCCAGCCGGTCAAGACGATTGATGAAACGGTGGATCAAGTATTATCCGGTTTAATCGCAGTCCTTGTAGAAGGAGAAGAAAAAGCTTTAATTGTAGATGTAAGGAGCTATCCTGGGCGCCAGCCATCCGAACCGGATACAGAAAAGGTCGTAAGGGGATCGCGTGATGGTTATGTAGAAAATATCATCGTCAATACAGCATTGACCCGAAGAAGGATCAGAGATGAACGGCTCCGTTTTGAAATGTTCAAGGTCGGGGAGCGGTCAAAGATGGATGTATCTATCGCCTATATCGATGACGTAGCAAACCCTGATCTTATCAATGTTATTAAAAATGAATTGACTAACATTAAAATCGATGGGCTTGCCATGGCAGATAAGTCAATTGAGGAATTTTTGGTCAAACAAGGCTACAATCCATTTCCGCTGGTCAGATATACAGAGAGGGCGGATGTTGGTGCAACACATCTTCTGGAAGGGCATGTGCTGTTATTCGTAGATACGTCACCAAGCGTGATCATCACTCCGACAACTTATTTCCATCACGTCCAGCATGCGGAAGAATACCGCCAATCAGCAGCGGTGGGGACCTTTGTACGGTGGGTAAGGTTCTTGGGGATATTAGCATCGATCTTCCTGATTCCATTGTGGTATCTATTCGTTCAGGAGCCGTCTTTATTGCCGGACCGGATTGCTTTTATCGGACCGAATGAACAGACGCACATCCCGATGCTGGTACAAATAATAATTGCCGATCTGGGGTTGGAATTTCTACGGATTGCCGCGATCCATACACCAACCCCGCTATCGACGGCAATGGGCTTGGTCGCAGCCGTTATGATCGGACAAATCGCCATTGATGTAGGTCTCTTCGTACCTGAGGTCATTCTATATATTTCTGTTGCAGCAATAGGTACTTACTCTACACCGAGCTATGAGCTGAGTGTAGCCAATAAACTCGTAAGGATCTCACTATTAATCATTGTCGCAATATTTGGTGTCCCAGGATTTGTAGTGGGTTCGACTTTATTCATCATATTCCTTGTCCAAATCCGATCATTGAATACGCCTTATCTATGGCCACTGATTCCATTCAGTCCTGCAGCCTTCATGCAAATCCTGATCAGAAGATCTGTTCCAGGCTCTAAAATGAGGCCGAGCATTGTCCAGCCAAGGAACAAATATAAACAGTCAAATAGTTGATCGATTTATTGCATACTCCATGCTTCTGTGATAAAGTTTATTTAATTTATAACACGATGATTGATGATAGACAGTGAGTCGGAAAATCTGACTGCTGTCTATTTGTGTATGATAGCAGATGGAGTGTGGGGAAATGACGCATTTATATGGTACATCGAAAATTAATGAAAAAGGTCATCTGGTCATTGGGGGCTGCGACACGGTAGAGCTGTCAAAGAAATACGGAACACCCCTCTATGTATATGATGTCGAATTGATCCGTGAAAGGGCAAGGGGCTTCAAAAATACCTTTGCATCATTGGGGGTAAAGGCTCAAGTCGCCTATGCAAGCAAGGCTTTTTCTTCCATTGCAATGATCCAGGTCATAGCGGAAGAAGGTTTATCATTGGATGTAGTTTCTGCTGGGGAATTATACACAGCGCTTGCTGCAGGTTTCCCGAAGGAAAAGATCCATTTTCATGGCAATAACAAGAGTGAAGCAGAGCTTAGGATGGCGATGGAACATGATATTGGATGCATTGTTGTCGACAACTTTGTAGAGCTTGAATTATTGGAAGAAATCTGTTCTGAAATGAAGATGCCGATGCAGGTATTGCTCCGGGTAACCCCTGGAATCGAAGCACATACGCATGACTACATCCTCACAGGACAAGAGGATTCCAAATTTGGCTTCGATCTGCAAAACGGACAGGCGGAATCCGCTTTGCTTCAGGCGGTGGATTCAAATTGGATCGATGTACTGGGAATCCATTGCCATATCGGTTCGCAAATATTCGAGACGACTGGCTTTGTTTTAGCAGCTCAAAAAATCATCGAAAAGCTGCAAGAGTGGAATGAAAAGCACCTGTTCACCCCGAGTGTCTTGAATCTCGGAGGAGGATTCGGAATCCGCTACACCGAAGAGGATGATCCGATTTCCCCATCGCAATATGTAGAGGAAATCATATTGAAGGTTAAAGAGGAAACGAGAAACTACGGACTGCCGATGCCGGAAATTTGGATTGAACCTGGAAGGTCACTTGTTGGGGACGCAGGCACCACTTTATATGAAATCGGCTCACATAAGGACGTACCGGATATCAGAAAATATATTGCAATAGATGGGGGCATGAACGATAATATTCGGCCTGCATTATATGATGCAAAATATGAAGCGATTGTTGCCAATCGTGCCGATGCACCCGTAGAGGAACTTGTGTCGATAGCTGGAAAGTGCTGTGAGTCGGGAGATATGCTGATTTGGGACATCCAGCTTCCAGCTACCGCCAAAGGTGATCTGCTGGCTGTATTCTGTACCGGAGCTTATGGCTATTCGATGGCAAATAATTATAATAGGCTTCCGCGTCCGCCTGTCGTTTTTGTTGAAGGTGGAGAGGATCAACTTGTCATCAGGCGTGAAAGCTTGGAGGATCTAATTCATTTGGATATTCCATTGGGCACGAGCCTTAAAAAAAGCTGAAATTGGACTGCCTGCATTATGCCTTGCGTAAGAATGGGGGAATATGCAGGCATTTTTTAATGAAAAGGCTGTTTTCTCAAAGATTGTTGTTTTTAACAGTCTTTCTTTAGAATAACTCATCATAGGATGTTGATTGGAGCGGAAGCTGCGAGACTCCGGAGGGATCAGCCGGCCAGGTGAGACCCCGCAGCGAAGCGAGGAGAGGGAAGTCGGATGTTCGATTAAGTTCAGCACATCGTGTGCCAACATTGAACGACCTCACTTCGTGTGAGGCCCCTCGGAAAGCGAGCATCCTGCAGCGGAAATCAACCTTTCATGACTAGCAACAAACTTTACGAAAAGAACAGTTATGAATAAAAGGACCTATCACCTGATGACATGCAATAGGGGATTGCGAAAAAGTCGGAAAGTGCCTACACTAACAAAATAAAAGGTTCTTTACAAAAAGAGCCTAAACTAAAGAATGACCCCTTCTTAAAAAAGGAGTGGAGAGAATGAAAAAAAACAATGCGGCCTTATTTATCATCCTATTGCTAGCCACAATCGGATGGGGGATTTATTATTGGTTTTTCATTGCATCTAAGTAACCGGGGAGTCAAGAATTGAATCTTATCGAGATATCTAGTAAGATAGATAACGATTGATTAGGGGTTTATATTTAATTTCCGTTGTGAATAATGTACATAACAGACTTTGGCGGAAAATCAAATGAGGGATTATGAGATGCTGATACGCTTTAAAAAGACGTTTGAAAAAATTGCGATGGGTTTAATGTCTTTTATGCCGAATGAAAAGGATATTAAAAAGCTTCAACACACAATGAAGGAATATGAAGAAAACCCGGATTGGCAGCTTTTTCTTTGGAAAGAAGAAGATATCATCGGGCTGATCGGAGTAGCGGCTTCGGATGAAGTTGTTGAGATCCAGCACATTTCCGTCAATCCTTCTCATCGTCAGGAAGGCATTGGGAAAAAAATGATTAAAGAATTGAGATCAATCTATTCGAACCAAGAGCTGAAACCAAACCAGAATACATCTGCCTTTTTTGATAAATGCGATTTTGAAGTGGACGAAATTGTGGATAAAGAAATAAATGAATCTGACATATGATTTATGAGCCAGCTGGATCCCTTTTAAATTATTGGGGATCAGCTGTTTTTTTTATTTTCGATTCTTTTTCTCCAAAATAGCCTTTTTCCGCGCTTCAATAACATCCGAACGATCCCGCAATTTGTGCCTGTGAATGAGATTTCTGTCGGACAAATCACTTTTCTTCCAAAATCCGCCAAGGCTGATGCAGGATAGCTCGCAAGTTTTTAAAAGGTCTAAGTCTGTAATCGGAAGATTGATGCTCTGATATGGGCGCCTGTTT
This window harbors:
- a CDS encoding stage V sporulation protein AB, which codes for MTIKIVFMAFVGLAGGLAVGSGFVAFLTVLGIIPRLTQLTKTMKMIHYFEGAVVAGALIFGWFSLRDTTFSLSPLILIPIGLGSGIFTGMLAAALTEVLNVFPILAKRIGIDDRIIYLLMAIVFGKVLGSLFHWIYFVDQ
- a CDS encoding stage V sporulation protein AE, producing MTNKRRVILITDGDDYAKKAVQSVAKEYGGRCISQSGGNPSHLKGYEIVKLIKKAPYDPVFVMFDDSGFLGEGAGEMAMKYVANHKEIEVLGVIAVASKTRDAEWTRVDVCIDNEGNLTSKGVDKFGVPEMETGRINGDTVYCLDQLDVPLIVGIGDIGKMSKKDHFDKGAPITKKAVEVILERSGYNAER
- a CDS encoding spore germination protein: MPKGDLNTKKPIPSDLNKMEKYMKERVGLGTSFDLGIRKLIILKKSVHIYYVNGLCDTQYIIKLFQELIEINDNERMSSKLYEIVENRLIHQSVQPVKTIDETVDQVLSGLIAVLVEGEEKALIVDVRSYPGRQPSEPDTEKVVRGSRDGYVENIIVNTALTRRRIRDERLRFEMFKVGERSKMDVSIAYIDDVANPDLINVIKNELTNIKIDGLAMADKSIEEFLVKQGYNPFPLVRYTERADVGATHLLEGHVLLFVDTSPSVIITPTTYFHHVQHAEEYRQSAAVGTFVRWVRFLGILASIFLIPLWYLFVQEPSLLPDRIAFIGPNEQTHIPMLVQIIIADLGLEFLRIAAIHTPTPLSTAMGLVAAVMIGQIAIDVGLFVPEVILYISVAAIGTYSTPSYELSVANKLVRISLLIIVAIFGVPGFVVGSTLFIIFLVQIRSLNTPYLWPLIPFSPAAFMQILIRRSVPGSKMRPSIVQPRNKYKQSNS
- the lysA gene encoding diaminopimelate decarboxylase, with product MTHLYGTSKINEKGHLVIGGCDTVELSKKYGTPLYVYDVELIRERARGFKNTFASLGVKAQVAYASKAFSSIAMIQVIAEEGLSLDVVSAGELYTALAAGFPKEKIHFHGNNKSEAELRMAMEHDIGCIVVDNFVELELLEEICSEMKMPMQVLLRVTPGIEAHTHDYILTGQEDSKFGFDLQNGQAESALLQAVDSNWIDVLGIHCHIGSQIFETTGFVLAAQKIIEKLQEWNEKHLFTPSVLNLGGGFGIRYTEEDDPISPSQYVEEIILKVKEETRNYGLPMPEIWIEPGRSLVGDAGTTLYEIGSHKDVPDIRKYIAIDGGMNDNIRPALYDAKYEAIVANRADAPVEELVSIAGKCCESGDMLIWDIQLPATAKGDLLAVFCTGAYGYSMANNYNRLPRPPVVFVEGGEDQLVIRRESLEDLIHLDIPLGTSLKKS
- a CDS encoding GNAT family N-acetyltransferase is translated as MLIRFKKTFEKIAMGLMSFMPNEKDIKKLQHTMKEYEENPDWQLFLWKEEDIIGLIGVAASDEVVEIQHISVNPSHRQEGIGKKMIKELRSIYSNQELKPNQNTSAFFDKCDFEVDEIVDKEINESDI